Genomic DNA from Candidatus Methanoperedens sp.:
TGATACATACACAACAGCAGATAGCGGTATTATGGATATGATCAGGAAAAATATGATCTGTTCAGACCGTATTCTCACATATTTGCCCCCTGTTCTGGATCAGGATTCCCTTGATCTTTTAAGTATGTTCCTGATGCGGACTTTAAGTTCATTCAGGTTGAATGGTTTTGTTACATAATCATCTGCGCCGATCTCAAGACCATCTACTTTATCTCGCACGTCATCTCTGGCGGTCAACATTATTACAGGGATCTTTTCTGTAAGTGCATCCTTTTTAAGCTTAGTGCATACTTCAAAACCATTAATTCCGGGCAACATGAGATCAAGGACGATCAAATCAGGCAATTCTGCCTTTGATTTCTCGATAGCTTCATAACCATTAACTGCTTCGATAACTGCGTAACCTTCTGCTTCCAGGGATCTTTTTAATGGAAGAAGAGTAGAAATCTCATCGTCCACTATCATTATCTTTTGTCTTGTATCAGAAAAATTTTTGATCCTTCTTTCAACTTCTTTTTCAGGTATTCCAAGTATCCCGGATATTTCTTTATGAGAAATATTTTCATTCTTTTCAATTAACTCTACGATTTTATCATCAATATTCTTATTCATGATTTACCACCGGCTTTTTCAGATCAGGCAAAGGCATTTTGTCGTCCAATACTATCCTTAATTCATTATAGAATTTTATTAGAAGTT
This window encodes:
- a CDS encoding response regulator; amino-acid sequence: MNKNIDDKIVELIEKNENISHKEISGILGIPEKEVERRIKNFSDTRQKIMIVDDEISTLLPLKRSLEAEGYAVIEAVNGYEAIEKSKAELPDLIVLDLMLPGINGFEVCTKLKKDALTEKIPVIMLTARDDVRDKVDGLEIGADDYVTKPFNLNELKVRIRNILKRSRES